A genomic region of Sideroxydans sp. CL21 contains the following coding sequences:
- a CDS encoding peptide chain release factor 3: MSADTEQTLKEPAAVPRDQISREVARRRTFGIISHPDAGKTTLTEKLLLFSGAIQLAGAVKARKSGRHATSDFLEIEKQRGISVASSVMQFEYRDHVVNLLDTPGHQDFSEDTYRVLTAVDSALMVIDAAKGVEAQTIKLLDVCRMRDTPIITFMNKMDREVRDPLELLDEVESVLKIQCAPVTWPVGMGKTFRGVYHLLRDEILLFTPGEEKADGEVEVIKGIDNPILAERFPLEIEQLKMEVELVHGASHPFDLQRFLDGQQTPVFFGSAINNFGVREILNALLDWAPSPIARDATARVVNPNEQAFSGFVFKIQANMDANHRDRIAFLRVCSGHFERGMKIKHLRINREIRVSNVVTFMASSREQVEEAYAGDIIGLPNHGNMQIGDSFSEGEVLQYTGIPYFAPDFFRSVRIRNPIKVKQLHKGLQQLGEEGAVQVFKPVDGGDLILGAVGMLQFDVVASRLQGEYGVDAMFEGTSTTSARWVTCDDKKILADFEKALSHNLAIDAAGNLAYLAPNNVNLKLTQERWPKVVFHTTREHAVKL, from the coding sequence GGCGCCGTACTTTCGGCATCATTTCCCACCCCGATGCGGGCAAGACCACGCTCACGGAAAAACTCTTGCTGTTCTCTGGCGCGATCCAGCTGGCGGGAGCAGTGAAGGCGCGCAAGAGCGGTCGCCATGCCACCTCCGACTTCCTCGAGATCGAAAAGCAGCGCGGCATCTCGGTCGCCAGTTCGGTGATGCAGTTCGAATACCGTGACCATGTGGTGAACCTGCTCGACACACCCGGCCACCAGGATTTCTCCGAAGATACCTACCGCGTGCTCACCGCCGTGGACTCGGCGCTGATGGTGATCGACGCGGCCAAGGGCGTGGAAGCACAGACCATCAAGCTGCTCGATGTGTGCCGCATGCGCGACACGCCCATCATCACCTTCATGAACAAGATGGACCGCGAGGTGCGCGATCCGCTGGAGCTGCTGGACGAGGTGGAGTCGGTGCTGAAGATACAGTGCGCGCCGGTGACCTGGCCCGTCGGCATGGGCAAGACCTTCCGCGGCGTGTATCACCTGCTACGCGACGAAATTTTGCTGTTCACGCCGGGCGAAGAAAAGGCTGACGGTGAAGTTGAGGTCATCAAGGGTATCGATAACCCTATCCTGGCCGAACGCTTCCCACTGGAAATCGAACAGTTGAAGATGGAGGTGGAACTGGTGCACGGCGCATCGCACCCGTTCGACCTGCAACGTTTCCTCGACGGCCAGCAGACGCCGGTGTTCTTCGGCTCGGCCATCAACAACTTCGGGGTGCGCGAAATCCTGAATGCGCTGCTGGACTGGGCGCCGTCTCCCATTGCGCGCGACGCCACGGCGCGTGTCGTGAATCCCAACGAGCAGGCATTCTCCGGCTTCGTGTTCAAGATCCAGGCCAACATGGACGCCAACCACCGCGACCGCATTGCCTTCCTGCGCGTGTGTTCCGGTCATTTCGAACGCGGCATGAAGATCAAGCATCTGCGCATCAACCGCGAGATACGCGTGTCCAACGTGGTGACCTTCATGGCCTCCAGCCGCGAGCAGGTGGAAGAGGCCTACGCGGGCGACATCATCGGCCTGCCCAACCACGGCAACATGCAGATCGGAGACAGTTTCTCCGAGGGCGAGGTGCTGCAGTACACCGGCATTCCTTATTTCGCGCCGGACTTCTTCCGCTCGGTGCGCATTCGCAACCCGATCAAGGTGAAGCAGTTACACAAGGGACTGCAGCAGCTGGGCGAAGAGGGCGCAGTGCAGGTGTTCAAGCCGGTGGACGGCGGCGACCTGATCCTGGGCGCGGTCGGCATGCTGCAGTTCGACGTGGTTGCCAGCCGTTTGCAGGGCGAATACGGCGTGGATGCGATGTTCGAGGGAACCAGCACCACCAGCGCACGCTGGGTCACCTGCGACGACAAGAAGATACTGGCCGATTTCGAGAAGGCGCTGTCGCACAACCTCGCGATCGATGCGGCGGGCAACCTGGCATATCTCGCGCCGAACAACGTCAACCTCAAGCTGACGCAGGAACGCTGGCCGAAAGTGGTGTTCCATACGACGCGCGAACATGCGGTGAAATTGTGA
- a CDS encoding RNA-binding S4 domain-containing protein, translating into MQEIEFQLRGEFVELNQLLKLTGVCDSGGAGKALVAEGVVSVDGQVELRKTAKIHAGQVVTLGDVLIQVLG; encoded by the coding sequence ATGCAGGAAATCGAATTCCAACTGCGCGGCGAGTTCGTCGAGCTGAACCAGCTGCTCAAACTCACCGGCGTGTGCGACAGCGGCGGGGCAGGCAAGGCGCTGGTTGCAGAGGGTGTGGTCTCCGTTGACGGTCAGGTTGAACTGCGCAAGACCGCCAAGATTCATGCAGGGCAGGTGGTGACGCTGGGCGATGTGCTGATACAGGTGTTGGGGTGA
- the arfB gene encoding alternative ribosome rescue aminoacyl-tRNA hydrolase ArfB, with the protein MLYISHNVIIPEREIELTAVRAQGAGGQNVNKVSSAVHLRFDVGASSLPQEFKERLLQLNDQRITKDGVVIIKAQEYRNQEQNRTEALRRLKALLLSVAVKPKPRVATRPSRSARKKRLESKVRRGETKALRGRVND; encoded by the coding sequence ATGTTATATATCTCCCACAACGTCATCATTCCCGAACGCGAGATCGAACTGACCGCGGTGCGCGCACAGGGCGCGGGCGGTCAGAACGTGAACAAGGTGTCGAGTGCGGTGCATCTGCGTTTCGATGTAGGCGCTTCATCTCTGCCGCAGGAATTCAAGGAACGTCTGCTGCAGCTCAACGACCAGCGCATCACCAAGGACGGCGTGGTCATCATCAAGGCGCAGGAATACCGCAACCAGGAGCAGAATCGCACTGAAGCATTGCGTCGCCTGAAAGCCCTGTTGCTGTCGGTCGCCGTGAAACCGAAACCGCGCGTTGCGACCAGGCCTTCCCGCAGTGCCAGGAAGAAACGTCTGGAGAGTAAAGTCAGACGCGGAGAAACCAAAGCCTTGCGCGGCCGGGTGAACGACTAA
- a CDS encoding EAL domain-containing protein, whose amino-acid sequence MFRAFQNLSLKIKVTVFTLGLFLLSIAVITYQFSIHLEQEMEVSLSNQQFSEVSFVAESIDSAIRLRVDSLALVSSSITPSMMADRNRISSFLEERRTINSLFNLGLILISKDGHGIADFPQIEGRGNADFSQTDFYRQVMTTGKPSFSKPSFGRFVKEPHLVIAVPIFDNHHHISGVFAGVTSLGNNKLLSNFDTKSHPYSSAYLVISPRDNLFVIDTDNLRTLKPLPAPGINKMHDRYMNGYEGSGITVNAYGVEELTSSRHIPSTGWFVVARLPTSMAFEHIAHIRNEAIATASIVSLFTIVLLWLFLRHELSPLSRSAELVEQLANSKISPLRHIPLEGSPEIRKMQASFNRLQERLLNDEVDLLADKALYRSMFTNNSAVKLLIDPRDGMIVDANPASANYYGWPVKELRRMRITDINTLKPELLKHEMELAMREQRQFFRFQHRLASGEVRDVEVHSGHVEYRGRDLLYSVINDVTDREQALQRERIRSEVLEMLARGGELSEILKAIVHQVESEQPQVLCSILLLDKNDKHLNIGAAPSFPDFFNKAMQGFEIGAGRGSCGHTAATGERAIVSDIQHHPNWAPYRKLASQAGFASCWSEPVFSSKGKILGTLALYQRQVASPDAAQTLLIEEMAKIVGIAVERKLDEEDLQLASTVFQTSSEAIVITDANNKIIAVNPAFTRITQYDAAEAVGRDPKLLSSGQQGKEFYRAMWSTIETFGNWQGEIVNRRKNGEIFSEWLTINTVRDENGAVRQRIAIFSDITDKKRSEEIIWRQANYDVLTGLPNRRLFHDRLMQELKREEREQHSLALMFIDLDHFKEVNDTLGHEAGDNLLVQASKRIAGCIRESDTLARLGGDEFTIILPNLSDPKRLGILADTIIQIIARPFMIGDSTAYVSASIGITLYPQDADNLTSLLKNADQAMYVAKGKGRNQYSYFTSSMQEAAQTRLQLSNDLRKALDGGQFEIYYQPIIDLATGQPAKAEALLRWHHPRLGLVSPTVFIPLAEEIGLINSIGDWVFRQAALKAKQWCSNNSRPLSAMQISVNKSPRQFITGESNLGLLDWLRALDIPPSCIVVEITEGLLMDDRAEVQEKLLAFRDAGIQVSLDDFGTGYSAMSYLQRFDIDYLKIDQSFVRNMVQNPGDHAIAEAIIVMAHKLGMKVVAEGVETVEQRDLLVAAGCDFGQGYLFAKPMPANDFDRYLGNSVTV is encoded by the coding sequence ATGTTTCGTGCATTTCAAAATCTCAGTTTAAAAATCAAGGTGACCGTGTTCACCCTGGGCCTGTTCCTGCTCTCGATTGCAGTGATTACTTACCAGTTTTCGATCCATCTTGAACAGGAGATGGAGGTATCGTTATCCAACCAGCAGTTTTCCGAAGTCTCATTTGTTGCAGAAAGCATAGACAGCGCAATCAGGTTGCGCGTCGACTCGCTTGCTTTGGTCTCCAGTTCGATTACTCCGTCAATGATGGCAGATCGGAATCGCATCTCTTCCTTCCTGGAAGAGCGCAGAACCATCAATTCACTTTTCAATCTGGGGCTCATCTTGATTTCCAAAGACGGGCATGGCATTGCCGATTTTCCGCAGATTGAAGGAAGGGGGAATGCAGACTTCAGCCAGACCGATTTTTACCGCCAGGTAATGACAACGGGAAAGCCTTCTTTCTCTAAACCAAGTTTCGGGCGCTTCGTAAAAGAACCGCATCTGGTCATCGCGGTGCCCATCTTCGACAACCACCACCACATCAGTGGAGTGTTCGCAGGCGTCACCAGCCTGGGCAACAACAAACTTTTGAGCAACTTCGACACCAAGTCACACCCCTATAGCAGCGCCTACCTGGTCATCTCTCCCCGCGACAACCTGTTCGTCATCGACACCGACAATCTGCGTACCTTGAAGCCTCTCCCTGCCCCGGGCATCAACAAGATGCATGACCGCTACATGAACGGTTACGAAGGTTCCGGTATCACGGTCAATGCCTATGGCGTCGAAGAGCTCACGTCGTCCCGGCACATTCCCAGCACCGGCTGGTTCGTAGTGGCTCGCCTGCCCACCTCCATGGCGTTTGAACACATCGCGCACATCCGCAACGAAGCAATTGCCACCGCCAGCATTGTTTCCCTGTTCACCATCGTGCTGCTCTGGCTGTTCTTGCGCCACGAGCTTTCTCCCCTGTCGCGTTCAGCCGAGCTGGTCGAACAGCTTGCCAACAGCAAAATTTCTCCTTTGCGCCACATTCCGCTTGAGGGAAGCCCGGAGATTCGAAAGATGCAGGCAAGCTTCAACCGATTGCAGGAAAGGCTCCTGAATGACGAAGTCGACCTGCTTGCAGATAAGGCGTTGTATCGCTCGATGTTCACCAACAACTCGGCAGTCAAGCTGCTGATCGATCCCAGGGACGGCATGATCGTGGATGCCAATCCCGCCTCGGCAAACTATTATGGCTGGCCGGTGAAGGAATTGCGCAGGATGCGCATCACCGACATCAACACCTTGAAACCGGAATTGTTGAAACATGAAATGGAGCTCGCCATGCGCGAACAGCGCCAGTTTTTCCGGTTCCAGCATCGCCTGGCCTCGGGTGAGGTGCGCGATGTCGAAGTACACTCCGGACATGTGGAATACCGCGGCAGGGATTTGCTTTATTCCGTCATCAACGATGTCACCGATCGTGAACAGGCGCTGCAGCGTGAACGGATACGCAGCGAAGTGCTGGAAATGCTGGCTCGCGGCGGTGAATTGAGCGAGATACTCAAAGCCATCGTGCATCAGGTAGAGTCCGAACAACCTCAGGTGCTGTGTTCCATCCTGCTACTGGACAAGAATGACAAGCATCTGAACATTGGCGCAGCACCAAGTTTTCCCGATTTTTTCAACAAGGCCATGCAGGGTTTTGAAATAGGTGCCGGACGCGGTTCCTGCGGCCACACTGCCGCCACCGGCGAACGCGCCATCGTCTCCGATATCCAGCATCATCCCAACTGGGCGCCATACAGAAAATTGGCGAGCCAAGCCGGTTTTGCCTCGTGTTGGTCCGAACCCGTATTCTCATCCAAAGGAAAGATACTGGGCACGCTGGCGCTGTATCAGCGCCAGGTTGCTTCGCCGGATGCAGCTCAGACTCTTCTCATCGAGGAGATGGCGAAGATCGTCGGCATCGCGGTCGAACGCAAGCTGGACGAGGAAGATCTGCAACTTGCCTCCACCGTATTCCAGACCAGCTCTGAAGCGATCGTCATTACCGATGCGAACAACAAGATCATCGCTGTCAATCCGGCTTTCACCCGCATCACGCAATATGATGCCGCCGAAGCGGTGGGGCGCGATCCCAAGCTGCTCAGCTCGGGGCAGCAGGGAAAAGAGTTCTATCGCGCAATGTGGTCTACCATCGAGACCTTCGGCAATTGGCAGGGCGAGATCGTCAACCGCCGCAAGAACGGCGAGATATTTTCAGAATGGCTGACCATCAACACTGTGCGCGACGAGAACGGTGCAGTGCGGCAACGCATCGCCATCTTCTCCGACATCACCGACAAGAAGCGCAGCGAGGAAATCATCTGGCGGCAAGCCAACTACGACGTGCTCACCGGACTGCCGAACCGCCGGTTGTTCCATGACCGCCTCATGCAGGAACTGAAGCGCGAAGAACGCGAACAACATTCCCTTGCGCTGATGTTCATCGACCTCGACCATTTCAAGGAAGTGAACGATACGCTGGGACACGAGGCTGGCGACAATCTGCTGGTCCAAGCCTCCAAGCGCATCGCCGGATGCATCCGCGAATCGGACACCCTGGCACGGCTGGGCGGCGACGAGTTCACCATCATTCTGCCAAATCTGTCGGATCCCAAACGCTTGGGCATACTGGCCGACACCATCATCCAGATCATCGCCAGACCGTTCATGATCGGCGACTCGACCGCCTATGTCTCCGCCAGTATCGGCATCACGTTGTACCCGCAGGACGCGGACAACCTGACTTCGCTATTGAAAAATGCGGATCAGGCGATGTACGTTGCAAAGGGCAAGGGGCGCAACCAATACAGCTACTTCACTTCGTCCATGCAGGAAGCCGCACAGACCCGTTTGCAACTCAGCAACGATCTGCGGAAAGCGCTTGATGGCGGGCAGTTCGAAATCTACTATCAACCCATCATCGACCTGGCTACCGGGCAACCCGCCAAGGCCGAAGCACTATTGCGCTGGCATCACCCCAGACTCGGCCTGGTCAGCCCCACCGTATTCATTCCGCTGGCTGAGGAAATCGGCCTGATCAACAGCATCGGCGACTGGGTGTTCCGTCAGGCCGCGCTCAAGGCCAAACAGTGGTGCTCCAACAATAGCCGCCCTTTGTCTGCCATGCAGATCAGCGTAAACAAGTCGCCGCGCCAATTCATCACGGGCGAAAGCAATCTTGGCTTGCTCGATTGGCTGCGTGCACTCGATATCCCGCCAAGCTGCATCGTGGTGGAGATCACCGAAGGGTTGCTGATGGACGACCGTGCCGAGGTGCAGGAAAAGCTGCTGGCCTTCCGCGACGCGGGCATCCAGGTCTCGCTCGACGATTTCGGCACCGGCTATTCGGCGATGTCGTATCTGCAACGCTTCGACATCGATTACCTGAAGATAGACCAGTCCTTCGTGCGCAACATGGTGCAAAACCCCGGCGATCATGCCATCGCCGAGGCGATCATCGTCATGGCTCACAAGCTCGGCATGAAGGTTGTTGCCGAAGGTGTGGAAACTGTGGAGCAAAGGGATTTGCTGGTGGCGGCCGGGTGCGACTTCGGGCAGGGATATCTGTTCGCCAAACCGATGCCGGCAAACGATTTCGACCGTTATCTGGGAAACAGCGTAACTGTTTAG
- a CDS encoding ice-binding family protein yields MYKTKFIFKPLTWTMTLLMTALTTGCWMDGSGGGSVSAAAAGPASAGPVGTACVGASCVPLGTAANYVILAKTGVSTVPNSVVTGNIGLSPAARTFLTGWSLISESTDTSFSSAQVAAPGRLYAADNVGGTTSVNLTTAVGDMQTAYTAAAGKAGGSCPGVGIMSGLTIAPGVYTCANGVTIPTSITLSGTATDVWVFQFAQGLTQSAATQVILAGGALPKNVFWQVAGAVDIGTTALMQGVILSQTSINLQAGAKVNGRLLAQSAVTLNQNTITVP; encoded by the coding sequence ATGTACAAAACTAAATTCATTTTCAAGCCACTGACGTGGACAATGACATTGCTGATGACTGCTTTGACAACTGGATGCTGGATGGACGGAAGTGGTGGAGGGAGTGTGTCGGCCGCGGCCGCCGGTCCTGCAAGTGCTGGTCCGGTGGGGACGGCTTGTGTGGGAGCGAGTTGCGTGCCTCTTGGAACGGCGGCCAATTACGTGATTCTGGCAAAAACAGGCGTTTCAACCGTTCCCAATTCTGTGGTAACCGGGAATATCGGATTGAGCCCGGCCGCGAGGACATTTCTGACCGGATGGTCACTGATATCCGAATCGACGGATACCTCTTTTTCATCTGCTCAAGTTGCAGCACCCGGAAGGTTATATGCGGCCGACAATGTGGGCGGGACGACGTCAGTCAATCTGACGACGGCAGTTGGCGACATGCAGACTGCTTATACCGCTGCCGCCGGCAAGGCGGGAGGATCGTGTCCGGGGGTTGGCATTATGAGTGGGTTGACCATTGCGCCTGGCGTCTACACCTGTGCCAACGGCGTTACCATACCAACGAGTATCACACTCAGCGGCACGGCAACGGACGTGTGGGTGTTCCAGTTTGCGCAAGGGTTAACACAGTCTGCCGCAACGCAAGTCATCCTGGCAGGAGGTGCGTTACCCAAGAATGTGTTCTGGCAGGTTGCGGGCGCAGTGGATATTGGAACGACCGCACTCATGCAGGGAGTGATATTGTCGCAGACATCGATCAATCTGCAGGCGGGTGCAAAGGTGAACGGCAGACTGCTGGCGCAAAGTGCCGTGACGCTCAATCAGAACACGATCACAGTTCCGTAA
- a CDS encoding YqjK family protein, with product MNKHLARIAQRRLELLEQIEVQRMAMAETSLHLHRPLAVVDVGLHAVRMIQAHPVLFAGGMTALLTWRRHGIVGLAKNGWRLLYLYPSAIFFGLKYLASALGSKSEDSDNELL from the coding sequence ATGAACAAGCATCTTGCCCGTATTGCCCAACGCCGCCTCGAACTTCTGGAGCAGATTGAAGTCCAGCGCATGGCAATGGCCGAGACCTCCCTGCATTTGCATAGGCCATTGGCAGTCGTCGATGTCGGCTTGCATGCGGTTCGCATGATCCAAGCCCATCCCGTATTGTTTGCAGGCGGAATGACGGCACTGCTGACATGGCGCCGTCACGGCATAGTCGGCCTTGCAAAAAACGGATGGCGCCTGTTGTATCTCTATCCTTCTGCCATTTTCTTCGGCCTGAAATACCTTGCCTCCGCTCTCGGTTCAAAATCCGAAGATTCCGACAATGAACTTTTGTAA
- a CDS encoding phage holin family protein, whose protein sequence is MPQATGLLESLKRMTSTLLAIIQTRLELLGNEIEEERLRVRQMLFYGSAALFFLGMTIMLLTVFIVVVFWDSYRLQVLGGLTLLFLVAGLSFWYALRNLASARPRLFSASLSELSDDIDRLTPRS, encoded by the coding sequence ATGCCGCAAGCTACCGGACTCCTGGAGTCGTTAAAGAGGATGACGAGTACTTTGCTCGCCATCATTCAGACACGGCTTGAATTGCTGGGCAACGAGATCGAGGAAGAGCGGCTGCGTGTCAGGCAAATGCTGTTCTATGGAAGCGCTGCCCTGTTTTTCCTTGGCATGACCATCATGCTGCTGACAGTATTTATCGTCGTGGTGTTCTGGGATAGCTATCGCCTGCAGGTATTGGGCGGACTGACTTTGCTGTTCCTGGTTGCCGGTCTGTCGTTCTGGTACGCCTTGCGCAATCTCGCTAGCGCAAGACCCAGACTGTTTTCCGCGAGCCTGTCCGAATTGTCCGACGATATTGATCGTCTTACTCCGCGCTCATGA
- a CDS encoding DUF883 family protein, with amino-acid sequence MTTKTMHTNISTSKDKLMEDLRLVVADAEELLRATANQAGEGATVARARIQKSLQTVKEQLVDAEDAVIQRTREAAKVTDQYVHDNPWKAIGISACVGAIVGMLIARR; translated from the coding sequence ATGACTACGAAGACAATGCATACAAACATATCGACCTCCAAAGACAAGCTTATGGAAGACTTGCGACTGGTGGTTGCAGATGCAGAAGAGCTTTTGCGCGCGACTGCCAACCAGGCCGGTGAAGGTGCGACAGTCGCACGTGCGCGCATCCAGAAGAGCCTGCAAACCGTGAAGGAGCAATTGGTCGACGCGGAAGACGCCGTGATCCAGCGTACCAGGGAAGCTGCAAAAGTCACTGATCAATATGTCCACGACAATCCCTGGAAAGCGATCGGTATCTCCGCCTGTGTGGGAGCCATCGTTGGGATGTTGATCGCACGGCGCTAA
- a CDS encoding BON domain-containing protein produces the protein MKQLKYFAALFMTVALLFSFGCASTATKESTGEYFDDSVVTTKVKDALFSESTLKSSEINVETYKGIVQLSGFVSSQANMDKAVEIATGVKGVQSVKNDMQKK, from the coding sequence ATGAAACAACTGAAATATTTTGCCGCACTATTTATGACTGTCGCTTTGCTGTTTTCCTTCGGGTGCGCTTCCACGGCAACCAAGGAAAGTACCGGCGAGTATTTCGATGACAGTGTTGTAACCACCAAGGTCAAGGATGCGCTGTTCAGTGAATCCACCCTGAAATCATCCGAGATCAACGTTGAAACTTACAAGGGCATCGTTCAGCTGAGCGGCTTCGTCAGCTCGCAGGCAAACATGGACAAAGCAGTCGAAATCGCAACCGGTGTCAAAGGCGTGCAATCCGTCAAGAACGATATGCAGAAAAAGTGA
- a CDS encoding DUF3309 family protein: MGMILLIIVVLMLIGVIPAWPHSRSWGYGPSGGLGLVLVVLLILLLLGRL, translated from the coding sequence TTGGGAATGATTTTATTGATCATTGTTGTGTTGATGCTGATCGGCGTGATCCCGGCTTGGCCGCACAGCAGGTCATGGGGCTATGGTCCCAGCGGGGGACTGGGACTAGTCCTGGTTGTTTTGCTTATTCTGTTGTTGTTGGGGCGATTGTGA
- a CDS encoding OmpA family protein: MKKIQYFPMALIAIALLAGCNTVRTNSALTDAHSNYNNASANPEVTNLAPLELKEANDSLYNADTALSNGDDTALVNHLAYLANQRVAIAEETAKRKSAELAVANATTERNQVRLDARTAEADAAKEQVSSMQKAADQQNKELEAASANSANDQALIAKQALELKALNAKQTNRGLVVTLGDVLFGINKAQLKSGGTRNVQKLADFLKEYPQHKVLIEGYTDSTGSDSLNQDLSERRAEAVRRALVDDAGISSNRVSTRGYGKEFPVASNDTATNRQLNRRVEVIISDDKGNFAPR, from the coding sequence ATGAAAAAAATCCAATACTTTCCCATGGCGCTCATCGCCATCGCGCTTCTGGCGGGCTGCAACACAGTCAGGACCAATTCGGCTCTCACCGATGCACACAGCAACTACAACAATGCAAGTGCCAATCCTGAAGTTACCAATCTTGCACCGCTTGAATTGAAAGAAGCCAACGACTCCCTGTACAACGCAGATACCGCACTGAGCAACGGTGACGACACTGCCTTGGTCAATCATCTGGCCTACCTGGCCAATCAGCGCGTGGCTATCGCAGAGGAGACGGCCAAACGCAAATCGGCTGAATTGGCCGTCGCCAACGCCACGACCGAACGCAATCAGGTTCGTCTGGATGCGAGGACGGCTGAAGCCGACGCGGCAAAAGAACAGGTATCGAGCATGCAGAAGGCCGCTGACCAGCAGAATAAGGAATTGGAGGCTGCCAGCGCCAATTCGGCGAATGACCAGGCTCTGATCGCCAAACAGGCACTGGAGCTCAAGGCATTGAATGCCAAGCAAACAAATCGCGGCCTGGTGGTCACGCTTGGCGATGTGCTGTTCGGTATCAACAAGGCACAGTTGAAATCCGGCGGAACGCGCAATGTGCAAAAACTGGCCGATTTCCTGAAGGAATATCCGCAACACAAGGTGCTGATCGAAGGCTACACAGACAGTACCGGCAGCGACAGTCTTAATCAGGATCTCTCCGAACGTCGCGCAGAGGCAGTACGCAGAGCGCTGGTCGATGACGCGGGCATCAGCAGTAATCGTGTCTCGACGCGCGGGTATGGCAAGGAGTTTCCCGTCGCGAGCAACGATACAGCGACCAACCGTCAACTGAATCGGCGTGTAGAAGTCATCATTTCAGACGATAAGGGCAATTTCGCTCCGCGCTAG
- a CDS encoding DUF4398 domain-containing protein, with translation MKNLNSSRAHQTLRGIGMSLVAVILISGCASVPPPIEQMAVSRAALNNANSAGANEFAPVQLKSAMDKMQGAEQAMTAEHYQLASQLAEEAEVDAKLAGLIARSIKAQKAAAAIQEDSRVLRNEIDRKTK, from the coding sequence ATGAAAAATCTCAATAGCTCCAGAGCGCATCAAACACTACGCGGGATCGGCATGTCACTTGTTGCCGTGATTCTTATATCGGGTTGCGCCAGCGTCCCTCCCCCGATCGAGCAGATGGCAGTTTCAAGGGCTGCACTTAACAATGCCAACAGTGCCGGAGCCAATGAATTTGCACCGGTACAACTCAAGTCGGCGATGGACAAAATGCAAGGTGCCGAGCAGGCAATGACTGCAGAGCATTATCAGCTTGCCAGCCAGCTGGCCGAAGAAGCGGAGGTCGATGCCAAACTGGCCGGACTGATAGCCCGCTCTATCAAAGCACAAAAAGCTGCCGCGGCTATACAGGAAGACAGTCGCGTGTTGCGCAACGAGATCGACCGCAAAACCAAGTAA